Sequence from the Clostridium sp. 'White wine YQ' genome:
TAGAACCAACTGCTCTGTGGAACTTAGAACCGTGGGACATTGGTCCTCTACTTGCATTCCATCTCTTAATAGTACCTTGGAATCCCTTACCTTTAGAAACTCCTGATACATCTACTTTTTCTCCAACTTCGAATATGTCAACCTTAATTTCTTGGCCAACTTCATATTCACTAGCGTTTTCTAATTTGAACTCTTTTAAAGTTCTCTTAAGAGCAACGTTAGCTTTTGCGAAGTGTCCTTTTCTTGGCTTATTAACTAACTTTTCTCTTATATCTCCAAATCCAACTTGTAGTGCTTCATATCCATCTTTTTCTGTAGTCTTTTTTTGAACAACTACACATGGACCTGCTTCTACAACTGTAACTGGAACTACTTTTCCATTAGCATCGAAAATTTGAGTCATTCCTATCTTCTTTCCGATAATTGCTTTTTTCATTTACTACACCTCCTAAACATATTAGCGGATTACTTCATGGTAATCATAACAGTTTCTTAATTAAACTACGCATTTTTTGTCCTACATAGCTTGATATTATAATTTGATTTCAATATCAACACCTGCTGGAAGATTTAATCTCATTAATGCATCAACAGTTTTTGGTGATGGATTAACTATATCAATCAATCTTTTGTGAGTTCTTATTTCGAACTGTTCTCTAGAATCTTTGTACTTGTGAACAGCTCTTAATATTGTAACTACGTCTTTTTCAGTAGGTAGTGGAATTGGTCCTGCCACCTTTGCTCCTGTTGACTTTGCAGTTTCAACTATCTTCTCAGCTGATTGATCTAATATTGTGTGATCAAATGCTTTTAGTCTGATTCTGATTTTTTGTTTTGACATTTTGTTCCCTCCTTTTCATGTACGCTTTACTTCTAACGCACACCAGTAATGTAAACTGCTCCGGGTGTATCCACCTTTCAAACACAAAAGACATCACTGTCGTTGAATTCTAGAT
This genomic interval carries:
- the rplC gene encoding 50S ribosomal protein L3, encoding MKKAIIGKKIGMTQIFDANGKVVPVTVVEAGPCVVVQKKTTEKDGYEALQVGFGDIREKLVNKPRKGHFAKANVALKRTLKEFKLENASEYEVGQEIKVDIFEVGEKVDVSGVSKGKGFQGTIKRWNASRGPMSHGSKFHRAVGSMGASSDPSRTFKNKRMPGHMGAVNTTVLNLEVVKIMPEKNLLLIKGGIPGPNKGTVVIRNAVKA
- the rpsJ gene encoding 30S ribosomal protein S10 encodes the protein MSKQKIRIRLKAFDHTILDQSAEKIVETAKSTGAKVAGPIPLPTEKDVVTILRAVHKYKDSREQFEIRTHKRLIDIVNPSPKTVDALMRLNLPAGVDIEIKL